A single region of the Phalacrocorax carbo chromosome 4, bPhaCar2.1, whole genome shotgun sequence genome encodes:
- the M1AP gene encoding meiosis 1 arrest protein, translating to MNSRKLLSETRRTFPATKVHCQQPLRILIVDVTSPSWTNTCSALSEALENTLCLACSLTGPCRVPPLSLYVVQNQQECLLPFTQVKDNFARIQACILELRSLPREGSFPQGGNGIVQAVQDGLQQFKQYSRHTAAGGSRNSSVEITILTSQPGKELVKQLEKNLKDVDLVSLRSIQVIEVLKRDFLEPEDIEQCMPAEEPSSNDIAILGIDINVQTIEDNVISLEMLFKTWLHDYGTESEQLHLLLPSGGFSHASAPKTTLMCLKCDLQERLLDPALLSGTADGSVRAADLNSPCQMAAWQTTVLYKLRVVKALKSEGVCESVLYGLPFIIKPTSCWQLDWDELEINQHSFHALCQSLLKRKWMLLAKREPQNTSPNWNTMVHAYYIIVPSDSATLLVKAVAIRELLLPSTFPALLAEHPERVHGAIESALNSLEVEVAYNPLHLKSNLYKYLKSMLYKPLHRQQAQPRDQRPERHQPKQHQSRAKATVAPLLMAPPPLQAFRPAATRRDSCERSLLPKEYDEFLQ from the exons ATGAATTCCAGAAAATTACTCTCAGAAACACGGAGAACATTTCCTGCTACTAAAGTACACTGCCAGCAGCCATTGCGGATTCTCATTGTGGATGTCACATCACCTTCCTGGACGAACACTTGTTCTGCACTCTCTGAAGCTCTGGAAAACACACTTTGTTTGGCATGCAGTTTGACAGGCCCCTGCCGTGTTCCCCCGCTGAGCCTGTACGTGGTGCAGAACCAGcaggagtgtctgcttcccttTACG CAAGTGAAAGACAACTTTGCACGAATCCAAGCCTGCATTTTGGAGCTCCGTTCGCTACCAAGGGAAGGTTCTTTCCCACAGGGGGGAAATGGAATAGTACAAGCTGTGCAGGATGGATTGCAACAGTTCAAACAATACAGCAGacacacagcagcaggaggatCAAGAAACAGTTCTGTTGAG ATCACAATTTTGACTAGCCAGCCCGGCAAAGAACTGGtaaagcagctggaaaagaaCTTAAAAGATGTAGACCTTGTGAGTCTGCGAAGTATACAAGTCATTGAGGTTTTGAAGAGGGACTTTCTGGAGCCTGAGGACATAGAACAGTGCATGCCAGCAGAAGAGCCCAGCAGCAATG ataTTGCAATCCTGGGAATAGACATCAATGTGCAAACCATAGAGGACAATGTCATCAGCTTGGAGATGCTGTTTAAAACGTGGCTACATGACTACGGCACAGAGAGCGAACAACTCCATCTCCTCCTTCCGTCGGGAGGCTTCAGCCATGCCAGTGCACCCAAGACCACCctaa TGTGCCTGAAGTGCGATTTGCAGGAGAGACTGCTTGACCCAGCTCTACTTTCTGGGACTGCTGATGGCTCAGTGAGAGCAGCAGATTTGAATTCACCGTGCCAGATGGCAGCCTGGCAGACTACAGTGCTGTATAAACTCCGGGTTGTAAA GGCTCTGAAGTCTGAAGGGGTCTGTGAGTCTGTACTGTATGGCCTGCCCTTCATCATCAAGCCCACAAGCTGCTGGCAGCTAGACTGGGATGAACTGGAGATAAACCAGCACAGCTTCCATGCTCTGTGTCAGAGTCTTCTG AAAAGGAAGTGGATGCTTTTGGCCAAACGTGAGCCACAGAACACTAGTCCAAACTGGAATACCATGGTGCATGCCTACTACATCATTGTCCCTTCTGACTCTGCCACTCTACTTGTCAAAGCAGTCGCCATCAGGGAGCTCTTGCTGCCGTCAACCTTCCCAGCCCTCCTTGCTGAACATCCTGAGAGAGTGCATGGCGCTATCGAG AGTGCCCTGAACAGCTTGGAAGTGGAAGTTGCTTATAACCCCTTGCACCTAAAAAGCAACCTCTACAAATACCTGAAGAGTATGCTGTACAAAcctctgcacaggcagcaggccCAGCCCAGGGACCAGCGACCAGAGCGGCATCAACCCAAGCAG CATCAGAGCAGAGCCAAAGCTACGGTGGCACCCCTTCTGAtggctcctcctcctctccaagCGTTCAGACCAGCAGCGACAAGGAGAGATTCTTGTGAGCGCTCCCTGCTCCCCAAAGAGTATGACGAGTTCCTGCAGTGA